CACCCGAGTCGCCCCACGACGCCGCCGCCCACGCTCGCACGACTCGGCACAGAGCCCATGGTAAGTAGAAGAGACAGCATTTGCTTGGGGAATACACCCTGATATAGTTTAGGAGGAATATTTAAGCTTGTAAGACTTTTCGGGAGTTAAACTtgacccttcccccccttctctgtgGAGGCAAGGAACCTTGAGGAGTTCGATGGTTTCCTGCTGGCGGGATAGGCGTTCTTTGTGCGGCAGACGCCTCGCTTCTTTAGAGGCGTTGTATTGAAAGATGCGTCCCTTTTTAACTCCGCTTTTAGAGGAATAGGGAGATAGGCCTACCCGCATTGCTGGTGGCGTGGGTTGTAAGGCAAGGCGGGTTTCGGCCGACGCGGGGCTCGCCTTCGCATCCGCTCTTGGTAGCTAGGGCCTTGAAGAGCTTTGGAAAGTTGTGCTCCTAAATACTCTCGGTATTAGTCATGTTTGTATAAATTTTTTTGGATATTTTCTTAGGCCTATACATCCAAGCTATTCAAAAATGCTGAATtaattctgattttctttttttccagactGAGGAATCTCCTGCATCATGTGCACTGGATATAACAAAGAGGATGTTGGGTCGAGCAGGATGTTTGGAGATGTGGAAAGAGGAATGTGGGGTTATGGTGAACCTCTTTTATCACGCCTTACTCCAACCTTCACACATAGACCGTGTTCTCCTACGTGGGTTTATGGCCGACTTCATTAGAAAGTGTAAGCATTTTTCCCAAGTATTTGGTGTGTGTTTAAGTCTTATGAAGAAGAAACATTTGTATGGTTAATGATAGATTTTTAAAGAAATTTTTCCTTTGTTCCAGGGTGCGAAGAAATTGAAGGAGAAGATATGAATGCATTATTCGAAGTTCGGCACGAACTTCAGAAATGCGCGTCTTTCATCACCTTGGCTCTGCTTCATGCTAACCTCCTCCCTGATGATAGCATCCCTTTGGAGAAGCTAAGAACTCTGCCATTAGATTCAAAATGGGATGGAGGGTTAACAATCCCAGCAGGGATGTTAGACATCTGTAAAGATAGTCTATTTCCCCTGAATAATTTTCTACTCTTGTCTGCAGAGGTGCAACAGTGTGGATGGCAGGGAATAAAGTCAGGGGCTGGGAATACGTACATAAGAGTGCTGGGCAGTTTTTTACAGGCAGTAGGATTGTACAGGAAGGGAGACTTAACTGGTAGTCTACAGGTCTTGGAGGCTATCCCTAGGCATTTGTGTGGATCAGAATTGGAGGGTTGTGTGTTATGGCTGACAGGGCTAGGCTTGGCCAAGCTTGGGAAGCCTCATACAGCTTTGCTGAAGCTTGAGGCAGCTGTGAAGGCATGCGAGGCCTGTCTCCCTGCAGTCTTTAACATTTCCTGCATCTTTCATCAGACAGATATGGTGACTGCAGAGCTCGAGTGCCTGGCATTGTTAGCAGCGGTAAGTATAGTAGTGATAGGCATCTTTGGAAATTTTAGGTTTAGATTTTTAGGACTCGATGTAATTATTAAATTGCTCCCAAGAAATCATTTATAGCACGATAGTTATAGTGGAAGAAAGCATTGTTTGCTGTGTTAAGGTAAGTAATGCCAGTTTTTGTCTACTATTTACTTATCCTTTGTATCTAAAGTTCTAGTAATTGAAGTTGAACAGCAGGTTTGGTTGTATTTGAAAGGGAAATTGTAAGTCCCTGAAATCTGACCATTTCATTCGGTTCTGCTCAATAGTAAAAGGATTCGGTGAAGCTTGATAATGATATGCATCTATCAGGACAGTTGTAGCATCATTCCCGAGTGAAGTCAAAACCTAAGGAAAGCTAGTTATTCTCTTCAGTATGGATACACTACACTAGGGCAGATTATGTTTTTGTAGAAGACGAAAATTGCAGACATGAATGGTTGAATAGTTATTCATAGCGCAAGTCCCCTCATTGCTCCAGTGTTTCCACTCTTAATTTGCCATACATACCAGGTGAAAATATTTGAGGGATGGATTGCACATCACACATTGGCATTGCCTAATGTCCTTAGTCACAACATgttaattaatttttaattaaattGTGTGATGTGATGTTGAAGACTTAGTCTGAgtgtccatactgtaaagaattaatGCTGCAATTGTATTATTACAGTTGCTGTACCTTCAGATTTTGTAAGAACGGTTCTTTAGACCAGTTACTACACAGAATTAGTCGACCTATCAGCAGTAGCCACTTCCTATAAAATCCGCCCGAATGGTCTAGCATTCCTGGAGCAGTTGTACTTCACCGCCAGCTTCTGCACGGGAATGTATAGGCTGCACATTTCTTTATTCGTTACTTTGTCACTAAGACGAGTCCATCTAGTCCAGTCCTCCCAGTACTTGAAGAGAGCTGAGTGTTATGGATGGGTGTGTCTCTGGTGCATGTTGTTTTCCTAGTCATGACTAGAGATTTCACACTCATCCATTTAGCTTTGGCATAATCAGCAGTAGCATACCCCAGCCCTCCTTAATCTTGGTTCTGGTGCTTGCTAGAAAAGGTAAGTACATATTTATACTCTATTTTGCTttgaggaggagcagcaggtggTGGTGACTGGAGATTTGAAACTTGTAATCCACTTACATGTAGCCAAGTGTCCTAGGTAGGAACTACCACTGTGGTAGGGTTGACATGTTTCCCATCACAGTGATAGTACCTTACTGGGAGCTGTGGCACACCCGCCAAATTTCCTTGTAACCACATTTCAGATAaccatatcaatattatatcCAGCCACCAGAGCCTCACTGCTCTGTGGTGTTATTTCTATCAATAAAGCAGAAATATCCAAAAAATTTgattttccttaattttccttCAGTTTTTGGTGGAGGGGAATGCATTCAGAGCTTAAGGATTTTAAGATTGTGCATATTTAGGATTTATGTACATAATCATGCTACAGTATAATAAAGATACTCCTGTTCATAATATAATTTGAATAAGCATAAGCTTCTACTTGCATATGTATTTTGAATACACTTCTAGTGTTGAACAAGCAGAAAAAGTTCAATTAGTAAATACTTGCATAGTAAATTAATGAAATAAGCCAaagaaaaaagttacaaaaaCAGACGCAAGATTGCCTATTCCTTCATCCTTAGGGTAgggaggagaaaagtgagagtgCAGTCCCTAATCTCCAGGCTGCTCTCTTAGGTCTCTACCAGACCAGGCCTGCTGATTTACAGATACGGGCTCAGTACCTGCTAGCAGCTCGCTGCCTACAGATGAAGGTGAACATTAAAGCTTTGCCTTTACTTCTTCAGGGGTAGGCATACTCTGGAATGATTACATTTTTACTTAGTGTGTATTTCCACACAGTAAAGGGTAAAATTTAACATTGGAAATGGAATGAGTAGTTTTTGAAAATTAAAATTGTTGAAACGGTAATTTTTAGCAAAATAAACCTGAGATTTTTACATTGTTAGGTATGTAAAGGCCTGTCCATACAAGTGGGGCAACTGGAAAAGCAGCAATTCCTGAGAGGGTGACTAGGAAATAGTGGCTTGTCTGCCCATGACATCCTCTACTCCTGTCTGCCCATGTGCCCATAAATCATGCCCAATTATATAGACAGGTCTAAACGCCTATCAAAAAGCAAACCAGTGGAATACCAATACCCATTctcaacaaaaacatcaatgGTTCAGCTGCATTAGGCCACCTACTATTAATACAGGTTTCTACCAGCCCCCCATCCCTTATTGTCACCATggtgtggggggcttaggaggtggaaactgtttttcttctaattttccttttcatccccttctgtccacttatccaaattgttTACTATTATTTGCCCCTTTTTGccataatgctgtgtaacctttgatgcTTGGTACATTTGACTATtggccattctggaaatccacaagcaTTGCTTTactgaacaaaaaaaacagcacTTAGAGGCTTTGCCTCCAAACCCCACCTTATtgctatatttttgtatatgccactaatgaccttaagTTGATATGGCAGAAAAATTTCAATAAATACACAACTACCTGTCTGGCCACTAATCAAGTTATATCTCACAATTGCCTGTACACCAGGCAAAGGTAGGGGATCACTCcttccttggacctcagcccttgcttcaactaattttgcagggtcttttcttctccattccttttccttttcttcttcatccccttctcatATCCACTTACCTGAATTGTTAACTACTACTATCCCTTTTTGTCACAATATTTTACCATAATATTGTGTAACCTTTGATGCCTGGTACATTTgtttttgaccattgaccattctaaAATCCACCAATATTGCTTTACTGAAGTAAAAACCTTTTATTACCTGGGGGTTGTCCACACAAGATGTTTGGCAGGCATTACTCGTATACAATTTCTGCTTTTGCCCAATATGGGCCCTGGTCATTCCACTGGGGTGCACATCACTCATCACAGATTACCATTTGTATCTCCAGAGAATACTGATATTCTCTGGTATAAATCTAAATGTAAAATATACAAATGTGGATTGTCCTTGGCTAACTGGGGTTCTATTCAGAGGATAAGTGAACtgctctgaatttttttttttttttttttttttataaaaataaaatcttccaTTGATTAGTTCAGTAAGAGTTGTCCTTCTGCAGCTACATAAGTAGTAAACAAGGGTTGAATAGGTTTTCAGAATCAAACTTTTTGAAGTGGCAGTTTACCAAAAATGAGGTGATTTTGAACATTGATATCACTTCATTATTAACTGAATCCCAATGTCAACAGATGCACAAAGAAGCAAGTAACAAGTTCTCATATCTGTTAGAGAAGTTAGAAGATTCAGCAATAAAATCTTCAACTGCTAAAGGCAGTGTCTGGCTGCAGAGTGAAGACCAAGTTCCTGAAGTACCTTGTAAGGAAAGTGTGATAGTTCAAGCTGCCATTGCCCATCTGGGAGAGCAGAATATTCACTCTGCTCTTGAAATCTTGCTGAAGATTGATTGTGAAGGTGAATGTTATACACTTTTCATTTTAAGAAGTAATGACTAAATTAAGGGCTGAGATATTTTAAAGCTATAAGATGATATTGGGAAAGAAATCTAGGTTTGCATATTACTTGTTCCATCATGAATGCAAATTACACCTAGAACTAGAAACCTAGCTTGATAGCCAAGGGCATGGATTATGGGTCCAAATTAGTAGTAATAAATAGTATCAATGGCATCATGTTTATGACCAGTACTTGTATGGTTAAGGTTGTATCCATTACACTGGGGGGAGCTTAGTagatggggactgaggcccagaGTGGTCCTTGgctctcgcctcaactaattttgcatagtctttttcatctcccctccttctgtccacttatcctaattaatTCATTTTTGCCCTTTTTGGTACActacttttatcataatgatattttaCCTTTGATGTCtgacacatttatttgttttgaccattacccattctggaaatccacaaacattgccatcttgaacaaaaataaataagtaatatccATTAAATTATGTTTCATCTGGCATAGATAGGATAAAATCGTAATGTAGAGTCCAGGGAGAACATAATATTGTAATTGTGAGATATTAACAATGGAATAATAATGCGGTGTCGGTAAGGTAAATTTCTACCCAATGAAATTTATGCTGTTATATACAGAAAAGAATGAATCCTTCCCCAGAGTCCATTGTGTTAAAACTTGGAAACACAACAATCACTACTTTTCTTAGTCTTAAAATCCTTTATTTGTGagtgaagagataaaaaaaaattaataataataatatagatatatatataacgatataatatatatatatatatatatatatatatatatatatatatataatgaagtgtAGTTTCACATGGTCAGTCCTAAATGGACTAGGAGCTAAAGCAAATGTTAATTTTTTCTAATGTATTTAAAAACATGTAATTTGCTAAATAGAAAACATGGCATTTTTTAGGGGTCCAGATAGAGTTCACCATGAAGATTGAATaatgtatattaaaaataacCACCCCACTCTCttgctcattgttgtcatcaGGGGCTTAGGAAATGGGGACTGAGGCCCTGCTGTGGAACTCAGccttcgcctcaactaattttgcatggtcttttcttctcctcctttccttttccttttcttcatccctttgtCCTGTCCACCTATCCTAAttattaactcatttttaccacaatactttataataatgctccctactccctgaGAATTattgggtaaaaaagaaaaattctgAAAATGAAGTAAGACAACAGGTGTTTGATACTCATAGTATAACTCGCTAATTATGTATAAATTGAAAATGGATACCTTTTCAATATAGGAAAAAATGATGGATCTTTAATTCTACTCATTGATAAGACTTTGAGATTCCTATAAATATGTCTATCACAAATTAATATGCAAGACATTCAGAATCTATTTGTCTAGTTTTCTTAATTTTACTGTTAAATAAATTCTTCAGGCATTTTGTTGACCTATCCTCTTGAAGcccttctttcgttttccctctcttcttcatccctttctgtcCACATATCCAAATTGTTAACTCATACTTACCCTTTTTGCTACAACCCTTTACCATAttgctgtgtgacctttgatgtctggttcATTTGTTTTTGACCTTTGACCATTTTGGAAATCCTCAAACAttgccttactgaaccaaaaaGCTCCACCTTATTGTTGTGTTTagtatacgcccccccccccccccccccaatcccttgcccgatGTTGTCGTggtggggcttaggaggcggaaactgggacccaatgctggggaactcctcaaccttgggactcagccctcgactcaacaaattttgcatggtcctttttttccccctcctactttttcctttctgtccgttcaccaaccccttctactatccacttcctaaggtgtgagagccgtgctgaaaggatgaaaggctgactttgtgccagtcctgaacggcctgagggagccatgggcacggtattcccctgctttagttgtctagcccttacccctcgagggaccctgaggggtggaccgtttctctccccaacatactccaggcttaccatggccaacaatgaagattttataccattattagatagcacatttattttgctttaataatggtatggttaatggttaagaggcaatgaggcttgcctcttcatcaaatagcaccaccaattcaaactcgcccgattccctgaccccagcctctcctttgaccacgactctgaacactacaactaataccccctcctcaatgcctactagtacagtatccaccctaatcaacaccccaggagacatttctactctcccaacatgctcaacttcaacaacaatacccccacaaccttcttcatcaactaccccatcctcccttattactaccttacaacattattgtccacctccccacactactccctcttccacacgccccaactaccccatcctcccttattactaccttacaaccttattgtccacctccccatactACTACctacctcaacactactccctcttccacatgcccctgtccttctactacccccatctctacaaaattcttaaatactctatttagcccagccaaatgggaccgatttttcgtgatccctcccacagcttctcacactttctgctttgacaacctgttttcattcctcaaatgcatatacatcctttacttgctctaacccctatacattaccttacccgaccttaaatcatttactcgtcaattcctttgcccagctttgacaactaaccacccttcactaccatttactatagcgctacatgaccttagatgtctagcacatttatttgcttttaaccattaaccattagtaTACGCCACTAACTATCTTGGATgaggcagaaaattttcaataaacaaATATCCTCCTGAAGTACGTGATCATACCataattctttccttcctctccccaagaTTTGGAACACGAGAAATGTGATGCCtatggaaaagaagggaaagagaaactaAGAATTTTTACTACAGCTGCAGGATGTCTGACAAAGATAGATGCTCTGGTTAAgttggggaaggagatggaggcatTGAAAGTGTGTGTTAGGTAAGACTTTTACACTTGTGTAATCAGAGTTTGTATGGACATCAGTTTACACAAAGAAAGATAATCAATTGGTGTTGATTTCTGACAATATATATTGCTCTAATTATGGTTGATACAGGTTGGACCAAGCACTGTCGTGGGTGAGATATGCAAAAGTGTTGGAAAACAAAGGATGGGAGTTGGTAGGCGTCATGCTGAAGGCGTTACTCTACTCATGGCTTGCATATCTTCATGGTGTCAAGAAAAGTAAACAGAACCAGTGTCATTACCAGAGGAGAGCTACACAGAATTGCAGGATGCTACAAGATGCACCATCAAGCCCAGCCTGTTCAGAGCTCACCCTAACAGAGTCCCTTGCTCTAGATAATGTCTATAGTTACTTGACATCAAAGCTTCAAGATCTTAGTGTGAAGTGATTGTTCTAGTATGAAAGAATACAAGATATTAAATGATcaaaataagatattttttcttttattgtttgaaATTACCTTTGTTGATGATTTCACGGTAATTGTTTATGAAGAGTACTGTAGCCAGTATAATTTTTGTAGTTTCAATGCAAAGGATATTTAGAGTGTCTTCATCTCGCTCAAGACCGAACTAAGTTCAAAATCATGCAGCTGACATGGTACTCCAAGTGAATGTATGCTGTATTATTCATGTTtagttttacattttatattttttatttatttgtttgtttttctttaatttctggaAAATCTACATTCGTTTTTAGATAGGTCCCAAGGCATTTTGAACTAAATTTTCAATGTAATTTTTCCTATCTTTACACAGCAAGATGAGAAAGAATCAAAACATCAGGTAGTAGAGGAATAGTACTGGATAAATTAAGGTGCCCTGAACTtgtacttattttcattattcatttacttttctgtCTTTTAAATAAAACCCAAGACTGAGAAAAGAATGTTTCAGACTGTATAGTaagtaaatatgttatatttgCAAGTTGAAATCAATAGTTCATTTGACTGGGATGTATTGGTAATAAAGTTGTGTTACTCTTTAAATTGTGGATTGGGATGTATTAGTATcaaaactatttttaaaaattacatcCAAGTTGCTTATTTGGCTTAATATTTCACACCGAGACAAGTTGTTGGATGGGTCAAGTCGTTTGCTCTGTAGCTGTTTGAAGGATAATGAGAAATAAGTATTAGTAATCAGCAGTTGCTATTTAGTAACTTTAGCTGTAATTTTGCCATTAAGGAAACGTGTTTTATGTAATTTTAGATCTTACTACAGAACCCAAAGAAATTCTGAGGCCCCAATCCAGACGACTGTGCAGTGCCCATTAGGCAAACACTATAACCAAATAATTTCCCAATCCAACATTTAGAGGGTGGTTGGCAGGCATGAGTGTATGCCATTGTGCGATGTTTATGGACAACCACTACAGTCACTACCTTACCACAACTTGGTCTGCCACATAGACAACACATGTAAGCCTGGTGGTAGGTGGTAGCCGATGGCCACTGGGGACTGCTCAATCTGGTAACACTTTTAAACAAGTGTGAAATATCCAGTCACCGCCCACTGCCCATTCATCTGGATTGGGCTTAAGTAAATAATATTGCATTTTCTGAGGGTAactatacatatgaattataatTTATAAGTAATTTACAGAAAACATTGGAAGAGAAACCAATGTAACTAACTGACCCATGATCATGGTGTATAATATGTTTTATATCTGCCTTTTACTTTTCTATTAAGAATAATCAAGTTTCAAAATTACTTGAATATGATGTGATGAATACAGGTGACTTGACCAAGTGTAACATAACGAAGTACAACATTCTAACAAGGGGCTTGATAACATTCAAAACTTTAGTAGTTATCTCACTGCTGTGGTAACATGTGACTGCTTGTAATTA
The nucleotide sequence above comes from Penaeus chinensis breed Huanghai No. 1 chromosome 3, ASM1920278v2, whole genome shotgun sequence. Encoded proteins:
- the LOC125038472 gene encoding uncharacterized protein LOC125038472 yields the protein MGHKLSITGQSNPVDRKRRALASAGGGAAEQRSGVVTVVAAAAAADKFKPTPLHPSRPTTPPPTLARLGTEPMTEESPASCALDITKRMLGRAGCLEMWKEECGVMVNLFYHALLQPSHIDRVLLRGFMADFIRKWCEEIEGEDMNALFEVRHELQKCASFITLALLHANLLPDDSIPLEKLRTLPLDSKWDGGLTIPAGMLDICKDSLFPLNNFLLLSAEVQQCGWQGIKSGAGNTYIRVLGSFLQAVGLYRKGDLTGSLQVLEAIPRHLCGSELEGCVLWLTGLGLAKLGKPHTALLKLEAAVKACEACLPAVFNISCIFHQTDMVTAELECLALLAAGREEKSESAVPNLQAALLGLYQTRPADLQIRAQYLLAARCLQMKMHKEASNKFSYLLEKLEDSAIKSSTAKGSVWLQSEDQVPEVPCKESVIVQAAIAHLGEQNIHSALEILLKIDCEDLEHEKCDAYGKEGKEKLRIFTTAAGCLTKIDALVKLGKEMEALKVCVRLDQALSWVRYAKVLENKGWELVGVMLKALLYSWLAYLHGVKKSKQNQCHYQRRATQNCRMLQDAPSSPACSELTLTESLALDNVYSYLTSKLQDLSVK